A window of Natrinema versiforme contains these coding sequences:
- a CDS encoding methytransferase partner Trm112 yields the protein MKESLLEILCCPLDKHDLELEDAEYDGEEVVGGDLVCTECGEAYPIEDGIPNLLPPDMREETPA from the coding sequence ATGAAGGAGTCGTTGCTGGAGATTCTCTGCTGTCCGCTCGACAAACACGACCTGGAACTCGAGGACGCCGAGTACGACGGCGAGGAAGTCGTCGGCGGCGACCTCGTCTGCACCGAATGCGGCGAGGCCTACCCGATCGAAGACGGGATTCCGAACCTGCTGCCGCCGGACATGCGCGAGGAGACGCCGGCCTGA
- a CDS encoding adenylosuccinate synthase translates to MTVTIVGSQLGDEGKGGVVDLYGDAADVVARYQGGDNAGHTVVHDGTKYKLSLVPSGAVRGKVGVLGNGCVVNPETLFDEIDTLRERGLEPDVRVAERAHVILPYHRALDGIEEEEKEDLAAGTTKRGIGPTYEDKAGRRGVRVGDLLDPDTLRERLEYVVPQKKALAEEVFDKETGEAFDIDHLYETYREYGERLAEEDMTVDCGTFLQDRIDAGDNVMLEGAQGTSLDIDHGVYPYVTSSNPTAGGATVGTGLGPTVIGDGEVIGIVKAYLSRVGTGPLPTELGGVEDQTPDYDAEQGSADDEEELATYIRDEGGEYGTVTGRPRRVGWLDMPMLRHAARANGFTGLAVNHIDVLAGLDTVKVGHSYEFDGEEIFTMPPTTEQWGRCEATFKSFDGWPAVDWAAVAEDGYEAIPENAKVYLDYIAEELDAPIYAVGVGPGREETVIVENPYE, encoded by the coding sequence ATGACCGTCACTATCGTCGGGTCGCAACTCGGCGACGAAGGCAAGGGTGGGGTCGTCGACCTCTACGGCGACGCCGCCGACGTCGTGGCCCGCTATCAGGGCGGCGACAACGCTGGACATACCGTCGTCCACGACGGTACGAAGTACAAACTGTCGCTGGTGCCGTCGGGAGCCGTCCGCGGCAAGGTCGGCGTCCTCGGCAACGGCTGCGTCGTCAACCCCGAGACACTGTTCGACGAGATCGATACCCTCCGCGAACGCGGCCTCGAGCCCGACGTTCGCGTCGCCGAGCGCGCACACGTTATTCTCCCCTATCACCGCGCGCTCGACGGCATCGAGGAGGAAGAGAAGGAAGACCTCGCCGCCGGGACGACCAAGCGCGGCATCGGACCGACCTACGAGGACAAGGCCGGCCGCCGCGGCGTCCGAGTGGGCGACTTACTCGACCCCGATACGCTCCGCGAACGGCTCGAGTACGTCGTGCCCCAGAAGAAGGCCCTCGCCGAGGAGGTCTTCGACAAGGAGACCGGCGAGGCGTTCGACATCGATCACCTCTACGAAACCTACCGCGAGTACGGCGAACGCCTCGCCGAGGAGGACATGACCGTCGACTGCGGGACCTTCCTGCAGGACCGGATCGACGCCGGCGACAACGTCATGCTCGAGGGCGCACAGGGTACCTCGCTCGACATCGACCACGGGGTTTACCCCTACGTCACCTCCTCGAACCCGACTGCCGGCGGCGCGACCGTCGGCACCGGCCTCGGCCCGACCGTCATCGGCGACGGCGAGGTCATCGGCATCGTCAAGGCCTACCTCTCCCGTGTCGGAACCGGCCCACTGCCGACCGAACTCGGCGGCGTCGAGGACCAGACGCCCGACTACGACGCCGAACAGGGCAGCGCCGACGACGAGGAGGAACTCGCGACCTACATCCGCGACGAGGGCGGGGAGTACGGCACCGTCACCGGTCGCCCGCGCCGCGTCGGCTGGCTCGACATGCCCATGCTGCGCCACGCGGCCCGCGCGAACGGCTTTACGGGTCTCGCGGTCAACCACATCGACGTGCTCGCCGGGCTCGACACGGTCAAAGTCGGCCACAGCTACGAGTTCGACGGCGAGGAAATCTTCACGATGCCCCCGACGACCGAGCAGTGGGGGCGCTGTGAGGCCACGTTCAAATCGTTCGACGGCTGGCCCGCGGTCGACTGGGCCGCGGTCGCCGAGGACGGCTACGAGGCCATCCCGGAGAACGCGAAGGTCTACCTCGACTACATCGCCGAGGAACTCGACGCGCCGATCTACGCGGTCGGCGTCGGCCCCGGCCGCGAGGAGACCGTCATCGTCGAGAACCCCTACGAGTAG
- a CDS encoding transcriptional regulator, which produces MDPRTQERVEEWDSRQFSGGFDGLSDLADADFSGAVSAVGTWLFMLNGRIIGVVDGDIEDFETASGTRYEAPHPSLPLLCAMEERGGETRAKYYTNETPLREVDNTLQSGSFTGYIELSENVLSGDYYAVYYGGRRMAAAYIGNAGRLLTGDEAFDRAADEVGIYEVTDVEIEVTDVPGTTGPDTGDGSTSADGSPNGVDSRSEPAPADDPGAPDRDGSSADPAPDSTGSSIEPINVSSTESAGAGAADSDPIEDVTVDDPSSLASDIDLTGDPSGITATDETPTEPETTSAGITDTEPAATDLDPTTDPDPSPESDPSDDGSEPREQGSTERSTDDSPAAAERGDAADSRTDESPVDDSPVGEPAGADAVPTTGDESASSSPADEALEADPDDAAAVSDTEPTATSSPDLAEVEAAAEELERNDISWVDEDGDEEDAGDDGDGGDDSPDQSAADDATATADDARPDADEDEGDLEEQFEREEAWRETRRIPSIDPDNSESDESTASSGGRPGGQGSRSAAASTAADAGTEPATAAPSDGAQSDSKTAASTTAAGQSSETREQRSQTRSRQQESQESGRAQTAESVTERSRDASEDRERIAALTEKLETLQEQRDALVEKAEELEAERDRLRSENDELSSTVDRLQSRIEELETELERERARTQDTGDAESDGVGGGTQLTAQQALSGTNLFVRYASKSQPTLEKAHDGAADRNDVAANLQLEHHTQFDSADAVVDGDPFADFLASSMEYRFVDWLTEMLLYEIRDTGNADGLGDLYDAIPRIDRAELDATISLEDDDTEDVPDQVTFDVVAFDKMGNPLVLVTLNDSREPASTELLEGLEEAASAVKANYPDLAAAIAVTSSYFEPGALEVAEQATSGGFLSRGSKLSYVNLSRKEGYHLCLVESRSEGFHMNVPEL; this is translated from the coding sequence ATGGACCCGCGCACGCAAGAGCGCGTCGAGGAGTGGGACTCCCGCCAGTTCAGCGGCGGTTTCGATGGCCTCTCCGATCTCGCTGACGCTGATTTCTCGGGTGCCGTCTCGGCGGTCGGCACGTGGCTCTTTATGCTCAACGGCCGAATAATCGGGGTCGTCGACGGCGATATCGAGGACTTCGAGACCGCTTCCGGGACACGCTACGAGGCTCCCCATCCGTCGCTGCCGCTACTCTGTGCAATGGAGGAACGCGGCGGCGAAACACGGGCGAAATACTACACGAACGAGACGCCGCTCCGGGAGGTCGACAACACCCTCCAGAGCGGCTCGTTTACCGGCTATATCGAGCTGAGCGAGAACGTGCTCAGCGGCGATTACTACGCCGTCTACTACGGCGGCCGCCGGATGGCCGCCGCCTACATCGGCAACGCCGGGCGACTGCTCACCGGCGACGAGGCGTTCGACCGCGCGGCCGACGAGGTCGGTATCTACGAAGTGACCGATGTCGAGATCGAGGTCACCGACGTGCCGGGGACGACCGGCCCCGACACCGGTGACGGCTCCACATCCGCGGACGGGAGCCCCAATGGAGTCGACTCGCGGTCGGAACCGGCCCCCGCCGACGATCCGGGTGCGCCCGACCGGGACGGCTCGAGCGCCGACCCGGCCCCCGATTCGACCGGCTCGTCGATCGAACCGATCAACGTCTCGAGCACCGAGTCGGCCGGTGCCGGCGCGGCCGATTCCGATCCAATCGAGGACGTTACCGTCGACGATCCGTCGTCATTGGCGTCGGATATCGATCTGACGGGCGATCCGTCGGGGATTACCGCGACCGACGAAACGCCAACGGAGCCGGAGACGACATCGGCCGGAATCACCGACACGGAGCCGGCTGCGACCGATCTCGATCCGACCACCGATCCCGACCCCAGTCCCGAATCGGACCCGTCCGATGACGGAAGCGAACCCCGAGAACAGGGTTCCACCGAACGGTCGACGGACGACAGTCCGGCCGCAGCCGAACGCGGAGACGCGGCCGACTCGAGGACCGACGAGTCCCCCGTCGACGACTCGCCGGTCGGCGAACCCGCCGGAGCCGATGCCGTCCCGACAACCGGTGACGAAAGCGCCTCGTCGTCCCCCGCCGACGAGGCCCTCGAGGCCGACCCGGACGACGCGGCGGCCGTCTCCGATACCGAACCGACGGCGACCTCGAGTCCCGACCTCGCGGAGGTCGAGGCGGCGGCCGAGGAGCTAGAACGGAACGATATCTCCTGGGTCGACGAGGACGGGGACGAGGAAGACGCGGGCGATGACGGGGATGGCGGAGACGATTCTCCGGACCAGTCGGCTGCCGACGACGCCACCGCGACGGCCGACGATGCGAGGCCGGACGCGGACGAAGACGAGGGCGACCTCGAGGAGCAGTTCGAACGCGAGGAAGCGTGGCGCGAAACGCGGCGCATTCCCTCGATCGATCCGGACAACAGCGAGTCCGACGAATCGACGGCCTCGAGCGGCGGCCGACCCGGCGGACAGGGGAGTCGATCGGCGGCGGCCTCGACAGCGGCGGACGCGGGGACGGAACCCGCAACCGCTGCTCCATCGGACGGAGCACAGTCCGATTCGAAGACCGCGGCGTCGACGACCGCTGCCGGGCAGTCGTCCGAGACGCGCGAGCAGCGATCGCAGACGCGATCGCGCCAACAGGAGTCACAGGAATCGGGACGGGCCCAGACGGCCGAATCGGTGACCGAACGGAGCCGAGACGCGAGCGAGGATCGGGAACGGATCGCGGCGCTCACCGAGAAACTCGAGACCCTGCAGGAACAACGCGACGCGCTCGTGGAGAAAGCCGAAGAACTCGAGGCCGAACGCGACCGGCTGCGGTCGGAGAACGACGAACTGTCCTCGACGGTCGATCGACTCCAGTCCCGGATCGAGGAACTCGAGACGGAACTGGAACGCGAGCGAGCGCGCACGCAAGATACCGGGGACGCGGAGTCCGACGGGGTCGGTGGCGGCACCCAACTCACGGCCCAGCAGGCGCTTTCGGGGACGAATCTCTTCGTCCGATACGCCTCGAAGAGCCAGCCGACGCTCGAGAAAGCCCACGACGGCGCCGCCGACCGCAACGATGTCGCGGCGAACCTGCAACTCGAGCACCACACGCAGTTCGACTCGGCCGACGCCGTCGTCGACGGCGACCCGTTCGCGGACTTCCTCGCGTCGTCGATGGAGTACCGATTCGTCGATTGGCTCACCGAGATGCTCCTCTACGAGATCCGCGACACCGGCAACGCGGACGGACTTGGCGACCTCTACGACGCCATTCCGCGGATCGACCGGGCCGAACTCGACGCCACCATCTCGCTCGAGGACGACGACACCGAGGACGTTCCCGATCAGGTCACGTTCGACGTCGTCGCGTTCGATAAGATGGGGAACCCGTTGGTCCTGGTCACCCTCAACGATTCGCGGGAGCCGGCATCGACGGAACTACTCGAGGGTCTCGAGGAAGCCGCCTCCGCGGTGAAGGCGAACTATCCCGATCTGGCGGCGGCGATCGCCGTCACCTCGAGTTACTTCGAGCCCGGCGCGCTCGAGGTGGCCGAGCAGGCGACCAGCGGCGGCTTCCTCAGCCGCGGCTCGAAACTCAGTTATGTCAACCTCTCCCGGAAGGAGGGGTATCACCTCTGTCTGGTCGAGTCCCGTTCCGAAGGGTTCCACATGAACGTGCCGGAGCTGTAG
- a CDS encoding UPF0058 family protein — protein sequence MHKDELLELHEELVVIMEYFSEREEVDETLFDPYRQLDVDPSHVHKSKSEHKHAVFVLGNALASAMSEDEFSSAGRIGKRMKELAEDAESKI from the coding sequence ATGCATAAAGACGAACTCCTCGAGCTCCACGAAGAACTCGTCGTCATCATGGAGTACTTCTCGGAGCGCGAGGAGGTCGACGAAACGCTGTTCGACCCTTACCGTCAGCTCGACGTCGATCCCTCGCACGTCCACAAGTCGAAGAGCGAACACAAACACGCCGTGTTCGTCCTCGGAAACGCGCTGGCGAGTGCGATGAGCGAAGACGAGTTCTCGAGCGCCGGCCGGATCGGCAAGCGTATGAAGGAACTCGCCGAGGACGCAGAGTCAAAAATATAG
- a CDS encoding DUF998 domain-containing protein produces MADRRTIATYCGIAGPIVSVGAIVLATIVAPAETFTWQGRALSDMGRYGAPTFPLFNGGLIAGGLLGLPFGWRLWIASRNALERVGTALLALTVAGMIGVGVFFLDHTAVYLETSLHGFAALSVFGVAPLAAWVYGSGAVLAGDGRLAVASFWLGNVHPIVWLGWVLSIGSVDTETWFAVPEFVAAVALGGWTLLLAVTLRRRDDGKLAAPNH; encoded by the coding sequence ATGGCTGACAGGCGGACGATCGCCACGTACTGCGGGATCGCCGGACCGATCGTTTCGGTGGGCGCGATCGTGCTCGCGACGATCGTCGCCCCGGCCGAGACGTTCACGTGGCAGGGGCGGGCCCTCTCGGATATGGGTCGCTACGGTGCGCCGACGTTCCCGCTGTTCAACGGCGGGCTGATCGCGGGCGGCCTGCTCGGACTCCCGTTCGGCTGGCGGCTGTGGATCGCGAGCCGGAACGCCCTCGAGCGCGTCGGTACAGCGCTGCTCGCGCTCACGGTCGCCGGGATGATCGGTGTCGGCGTCTTCTTTCTCGACCACACGGCCGTCTACCTCGAGACGAGCCTGCACGGCTTCGCGGCGCTTTCGGTGTTCGGCGTGGCTCCGCTCGCGGCGTGGGTCTACGGCTCCGGGGCGGTGCTTGCCGGCGACGGTCGGCTCGCCGTGGCGTCGTTCTGGCTCGGGAACGTCCACCCGATCGTCTGGCTGGGCTGGGTGCTGTCGATCGGCAGCGTCGACACCGAGACGTGGTTTGCCGTGCCGGAATTCGTCGCCGCCGTTGCCCTCGGTGGCTGGACCCTGCTGCTCGCGGTCACGCTCCGTCGTCGGGACGACGGCAAACTGGCTGCACCGAACCACTGA
- a CDS encoding ABC transporter ATP-binding protein, giving the protein MANGHLPSTVEHSGREPPAGATVLELEDVTKRFGSDAVIRDLSLTVREGELLTLLGPSGCGKTTTLRLIAGLENPDSGRIRLRGDPVAGDGRFVPPEERGVGIVFQDFALFPHLTARENVGFGLRNWDDEREARVDDLLELVGLADHGGDYPDELSGGQQQRIALARSLAPEPEMLLLDEPFSNLDVDLRVEMREEVRRIITDTGVTAISVTHDQEEALSISDRVAVMNDGDIEQTDPPQQVFQRPESRFVAGFLGHATFLSGEVRGDVVETALGGVHCDDVHGAVHRYDGSTVDLLVRPDDVTAAPVGHSDGSAVDGRVVSRRYLGPTVRYRVELEGGETLECLHNHADRIDPDERVAVRLTPDHDLAWFPADHREKNRRENVGTDADASAGTD; this is encoded by the coding sequence ATGGCGAACGGACACCTGCCCTCGACGGTCGAGCACAGCGGACGGGAACCGCCGGCCGGGGCGACGGTTCTCGAACTCGAGGACGTCACGAAACGGTTCGGCAGCGACGCCGTTATCCGCGACCTCTCGCTGACCGTCCGCGAGGGCGAACTCCTGACGCTGCTCGGGCCGTCGGGCTGTGGCAAGACCACGACGCTCCGGCTGATCGCGGGCCTCGAGAACCCCGATTCCGGTCGAATCAGGTTACGGGGCGACCCCGTCGCGGGCGACGGTCGTTTCGTCCCGCCGGAGGAACGCGGCGTCGGCATCGTCTTTCAGGACTTCGCGCTGTTCCCGCATCTGACCGCGCGCGAGAACGTCGGTTTCGGCTTACGGAACTGGGACGACGAGCGCGAGGCCCGCGTCGACGACCTGCTCGAGCTCGTCGGGCTCGCGGACCACGGCGGGGACTACCCGGACGAACTCTCCGGCGGCCAGCAACAGCGGATCGCGCTCGCGCGGTCGCTGGCTCCGGAACCGGAGATGCTGCTCCTCGACGAACCGTTCTCGAACTTGGACGTCGACCTGCGCGTCGAAATGCGCGAGGAGGTTCGCCGGATCATCACGGACACCGGCGTCACCGCGATTTCCGTGACCCACGATCAGGAGGAGGCGCTGTCGATCTCCGATCGGGTCGCCGTCATGAACGACGGCGACATCGAACAGACCGATCCCCCTCAGCAGGTCTTCCAGCGGCCCGAATCGCGATTCGTGGCCGGATTCCTCGGCCACGCCACCTTCCTCTCGGGCGAGGTCCGTGGCGATGTCGTCGAGACTGCGCTCGGCGGCGTGCACTGCGACGACGTTCACGGGGCGGTACACCGGTACGATGGGAGCACCGTCGATCTGCTCGTCCGACCGGACGACGTGACGGCCGCTCCCGTCGGTCACAGCGATGGGTCGGCGGTCGACGGCCGCGTCGTCTCCCGGCGCTATCTCGGCCCGACCGTCCGCTACCGCGTCGAACTCGAGGGTGGCGAAACCCTCGAGTGTCTGCACAATCACGCCGATCGGATCGACCCGGACGAGCGCGTCGCCGTCCGACTCACACCCGATCACGACCTCGCGTGGTTCCCTGCGGACCACCGCGAGAAGAACCGGCGAGAAAACGTCGGGACGGACGCGGACGCTTCCGCCGGTACTGACTGA
- a CDS encoding DUF5793 family protein produces the protein MRREHFTLDVTNIDWVETDGEPEKPAVSIDFTGPATMLRERLTGPDGDVLEANETDTALRLQGPLGDDTTGVVSVTNRVTGEFILELNEDADDVLQFIRAARGYGEDADDEGRYEVAITLDGDPFVTYDKQTFLVYDDEGSLLRQHSLIPSGVEL, from the coding sequence ATGAGGCGCGAGCACTTCACGTTAGACGTCACCAATATCGACTGGGTCGAAACCGACGGCGAACCCGAAAAGCCCGCAGTATCGATCGATTTCACCGGCCCGGCGACGATGCTTCGCGAGCGCCTCACTGGTCCCGACGGCGACGTTCTCGAGGCGAACGAAACCGACACGGCCCTTCGATTGCAGGGGCCGCTCGGGGACGACACCACGGGGGTAGTGAGCGTGACCAACCGCGTCACCGGCGAGTTCATCCTCGAACTCAACGAGGACGCCGACGACGTCCTCCAGTTCATTCGAGCGGCGCGGGGCTACGGCGAGGACGCCGACGACGAGGGCCGGTACGAGGTTGCAATCACGCTCGACGGCGACCCCTTCGTCACGTACGACAAACAGACGTTTCTCGTCTACGACGACGAGGGGAGTTTGCTCCGTCAGCACAGCCTGATCCCCAGCGGCGTCGAACTGTAG
- a CDS encoding 30S ribosomal protein S15 — protein sequence MARMHTRRRGSSGSDKPSADEPPEWSDVDPADIEDRVVELAEQGHDPSQIGMKLRDEGVTGTPVPDVKLATGKKITEILEENDARADIPEDLWNLMERAVRLREHVQQNQQDHQNKRALQNTEAKVRRLADYYRGDELEPDFTYTPELAQELIEDAE from the coding sequence ATGGCACGAATGCACACCCGCCGTCGCGGCTCGTCCGGTTCGGACAAGCCGTCGGCAGACGAACCACCGGAGTGGAGCGACGTCGACCCAGCAGACATCGAAGACCGGGTCGTCGAACTGGCAGAGCAGGGTCACGACCCGAGTCAGATCGGGATGAAGCTGCGTGACGAAGGCGTCACCGGCACGCCCGTTCCGGACGTCAAGCTGGCGACCGGGAAGAAGATCACCGAGATCCTCGAGGAGAACGACGCGCGAGCGGACATCCCCGAGGACCTCTGGAACCTGATGGAACGCGCCGTGCGCCTGCGCGAGCACGTCCAGCAGAACCAGCAGGACCACCAGAACAAGCGCGCCCTGCAGAACACCGAAGCGAAGGTTCGCCGCCTCGCCGACTACTACCGCGGCGACGAACTCGAGCCGGACTTCACGTACACGCCCGAGCTCGCCCAAGAGCTCATCGAAGACGCCGAGTAA
- a CDS encoding exonuclease — translation MSTEGRSAEPVSATSALESAGFVRLVTRADGDALAASGLLASALDERETPFQVTVGRTIAERSERARGPTNDGDVTVVVGAADAAAAESRVLELEATDRPAALEAVDLVRELGATPDPVLALAGLVASGGDPGAGESEWLLETARERDRLERRPGVAVPTADPIDGLAYSTRLRAPWSGDPDAAREAFSDADVGDPDALDADDHRTIGSLVALDAVGADDATDAAAETIGRALRPDATPDAPFATLGGFADVLEALARTDPGTGTALVLGHDVREPALEAWRERGRRAHAALEAASTGRYDGLFVVGIDDGPVEAVAQVAAAARSPEPTVLVVSDGEAAIATRETGSLGATVEGVARELAGAATETDPEADDESETDTGVEYDVGHRRGYLRYDPDVDESTIIAAVRDLL, via the coding sequence ATGTCCACCGAGGGTCGATCCGCCGAGCCGGTGTCCGCCACGAGCGCACTCGAGAGCGCCGGCTTCGTTCGGCTGGTCACCCGCGCGGACGGCGACGCGCTCGCCGCGAGCGGCCTCCTCGCGAGCGCCCTCGACGAGCGCGAGACGCCGTTTCAGGTGACCGTCGGACGGACGATCGCGGAGCGATCCGAGCGCGCTCGAGGGCCGACCAACGACGGCGACGTGACGGTCGTCGTCGGGGCCGCGGACGCGGCCGCCGCCGAGTCCCGCGTCCTCGAACTCGAGGCGACGGACCGACCCGCAGCCCTCGAGGCCGTCGATCTCGTCCGCGAACTCGGTGCGACGCCGGACCCGGTGCTCGCACTCGCCGGCCTCGTCGCCAGCGGCGGCGACCCCGGTGCGGGCGAGAGCGAGTGGCTTCTCGAGACCGCACGCGAACGCGACCGCCTCGAACGGCGACCGGGCGTCGCGGTGCCGACCGCGGATCCGATCGACGGGCTCGCGTACTCGACGCGCCTTCGCGCGCCGTGGTCGGGCGATCCCGACGCGGCCCGCGAGGCGTTTTCGGACGCCGACGTTGGCGATCCCGACGCGCTCGACGCGGACGATCATCGCACGATCGGCTCGCTGGTCGCACTCGACGCCGTCGGTGCCGACGACGCCACCGACGCTGCCGCGGAGACGATCGGCCGGGCGCTGCGACCTGACGCCACGCCCGACGCCCCCTTCGCGACGCTCGGCGGCTTCGCCGACGTGCTCGAGGCGCTGGCACGGACCGACCCCGGAACGGGCACGGCGCTCGTGCTGGGCCACGACGTCCGCGAACCCGCACTCGAGGCGTGGCGCGAGCGCGGACGCCGCGCTCACGCGGCCCTCGAGGCGGCGTCGACCGGTCGCTACGACGGGCTGTTCGTCGTCGGAATCGACGACGGCCCCGTCGAAGCGGTGGCACAGGTCGCGGCGGCCGCCCGATCACCGGAACCGACCGTCCTCGTCGTTTCGGATGGCGAGGCGGCAATCGCGACCCGCGAGACCGGCTCCCTCGGCGCGACCGTCGAGGGCGTCGCTCGCGAACTCGCGGGCGCGGCGACGGAGACGGATCCGGAGGCGGACGATGAATCCGAGACCGATACCGGCGTCGAGTACGATGTCGGCCACCGGCGCGGCTACCTTCGGTACGATCCCGACGTGGACGAATCGACGATCATCGCGGCAGTGAGGGACCTGCTATGA
- a CDS encoding KEOPS complex subunit Pcc1, with product MSRRATIRTAHDDAALVARALSPDNTDEMSTTVETVERDGSEATADDDHAAAIVTRIDRETTSGLQSTVDDYVVNLEVAIDIVEQARTVQRDEPTDTGPVSDTDSDSEHDTTQ from the coding sequence ATGAGCCGGCGAGCGACGATCAGGACGGCCCACGACGATGCGGCACTCGTCGCGCGGGCGCTCAGCCCGGACAACACCGACGAGATGTCGACGACCGTCGAGACCGTCGAGCGCGACGGAAGCGAAGCGACGGCAGACGACGATCACGCAGCCGCGATCGTCACGCGGATCGACCGCGAGACGACGAGTGGACTCCAGTCGACGGTCGACGACTACGTCGTCAACCTCGAGGTCGCGATCGACATCGTCGAGCAGGCACGGACTGTACAGCGCGACGAACCGACGGACACGGGACCTGTGTCCGACACCGACAGCGACTCAGAACACGATACAACACAATGA
- a CDS encoding 30S ribosomal protein S3ae — translation MSERSVSRAKQEKRWYTVLAPEQFDRQELGETPADEPEKVYGRTLETTLGELNNNASENNTKLTFKITDVGSDSAYTEFVEHSLTRDYLRSLVRRGASKIEAYVTVLTTDDYRVQIQPVAFTTKKADASQEKAIREQMVQMIEAAAEERSFEELIDSVVEGRLSSGIYGEAKTIYPLRRVEIQKATLEAHPEEVAEEEATAVDVDDEDVATSD, via the coding sequence ATGAGTGAACGATCAGTTTCACGTGCGAAACAGGAAAAGCGGTGGTACACCGTTCTGGCACCCGAGCAGTTCGACCGCCAGGAACTCGGCGAAACCCCCGCTGACGAACCGGAGAAAGTCTACGGCCGAACGCTCGAGACGACGCTCGGCGAACTCAACAACAACGCAAGCGAGAACAACACGAAGCTCACGTTCAAGATCACGGACGTGGGCAGCGACAGCGCCTACACCGAATTCGTCGAACACTCGCTGACGCGGGACTACCTGCGCTCGCTCGTTCGACGCGGTGCCTCCAAGATCGAGGCCTACGTCACCGTCCTCACGACGGACGACTACCGCGTCCAGATCCAGCCCGTCGCCTTCACGACCAAGAAGGCCGACGCGAGTCAGGAGAAGGCCATCCGCGAACAGATGGTCCAGATGATCGAAGCGGCCGCCGAGGAGCGCTCCTTCGAGGAACTCATCGACAGCGTCGTCGAAGGTCGTCTCTCCTCGGGTATCTACGGCGAGGCCAAGACGATCTACCCGCTGCGCCGCGTCGAGATCCAGAAGGCCACCCTCGAGGCCCACCCCGAAGAAGTCGCCGAAGAGGAAGCGACCGCGGTCGACGTCGACGACGAAGACGTCGCGACGAGCGACTGA
- a CDS encoding putative quinol monooxygenase, with protein MIVIRASFPLDPDRRDDALELIEDLVAESRTEDGVIDYRAATDVSDPNLVRFFEQYEDEAAFAEHGQSEHFREFAAALPDLLAGEPDVTRFDIESAEDVEL; from the coding sequence ATGATCGTTATTCGCGCGAGCTTTCCGCTCGACCCCGACCGTCGCGACGACGCGCTCGAGTTGATCGAGGATCTCGTCGCCGAGTCCCGGACGGAAGACGGCGTGATCGACTACCGGGCCGCGACGGACGTCTCCGATCCGAACCTCGTCCGGTTCTTCGAGCAGTACGAAGACGAGGCCGCGTTCGCCGAACACGGCCAGAGTGAGCACTTCCGGGAGTTCGCGGCGGCGCTCCCCGACCTCCTCGCCGGCGAACCCGACGTTACCAGATTCGACATCGAGTCGGCAGAAGACGTCGAGCTCTGA
- a CDS encoding plastocyanin/azurin family copper-binding protein, protein MQRRVYLAAVGTAVSATLAGCSSVRSAFDDDESCSGADCYIGMTRTEFTPESHEVSVGDTVVWKNTSEAYHTVTAYESKIPDEAEYFASGGYESQAAAYDAWDDHGGELGTRDTYEHTFEVPGTYDYFCIPHERAQMVGEIVVTE, encoded by the coding sequence ATGCAACGGCGCGTCTATCTCGCCGCCGTCGGAACCGCCGTGTCGGCCACTCTGGCGGGTTGTTCGTCCGTCCGCAGCGCGTTCGATGACGACGAATCCTGCAGCGGAGCGGACTGTTACATCGGGATGACTCGCACCGAGTTCACCCCCGAGAGCCACGAGGTCTCGGTCGGAGACACCGTCGTCTGGAAGAACACCAGCGAGGCCTATCACACCGTCACGGCCTACGAGAGCAAGATTCCGGACGAGGCCGAGTACTTCGCGTCGGGCGGCTACGAGAGTCAGGCGGCCGCCTACGACGCGTGGGACGACCACGGTGGCGAGCTCGGGACGCGCGATACGTACGAACACACCTTCGAGGTCCCGGGCACCTACGACTACTTCTGTATCCCCCACGAGCGAGCCCAGATGGTCGGCGAAATCGTCGTCACCGAGTAA